A window of Rhipicephalus microplus isolate Deutch F79 chromosome X, USDA_Rmic, whole genome shotgun sequence genomic DNA:
CGCACACAAGAGTCCACGTGAAGAACTTTCTTACAAGTGAGCAGCCGTAGAGAGAGAGGGTAGGTGGGAGAGACAATGGCACTGCACTAGCGAGTGTCCACAGGCCACGCAAAGGTAAGACAGTTCGTTCAGGGGTGCACAGGGGGGCCTAGCCTCTGTCCATAGAGTCCGTAAGGCGAGTAGTACATGCCGAGTGAAGGATGAGGTAGCGGAGCGAATGGCGTACCAGGAAAGGTCGGTATTGGCGGCTTGTATGGGTGGTACCGCGCCGAGAGCGAGCCGACGGGGCTCAGGCTTGTTGGATAGGTCCTGCGCAGTCCCGCCGGCGTAGTCAGCGATGGCGCCGTGCTGTAGTGCAGGTGGCAGGCAGCGGCTGCTGCACTGAGGCCGCTGGGCGCCGCCGATGGCACCGACAGACTGGGCGACAACAGTGGAAGCGCACTAGAGTCCGTCACCGAGAGATTGGTGTGGGTACGCAAGTGCTGTAGCAGCTCCTCAGAAGTGGAAAACCGCTTGCCGCAGTATGTGTCACCCACCATCCAGCTACAGACGTTCGGCCGCGTCAGCATTGAGTGCGCGGCAGCCGCACCTGGGTACAGAGGGGAACCGAGACCGCCAGCTGCTGAACCCAGCCCAGGAGGCATCAGTGCCGGATTCAGGCCCAGTCCCTGTCCCAGCCGGTCGTGTGAGCATTGTGTGCAGCCGCTAGGACAGACACCTAGCTGCGCACTCTGCATGCTCATCTGACAGTTGGTGCAGAACGGGTCTCGGCAAACGGGCACCAGCGAAGTGCCACCGCCGGCTGTCTTCACACGAGCGTAACCCACGTATGGCGACAAGGGCGAGCCCACGGGGTAGCCACCCAGTTTGAGTGCTTGGCTCGCTAGCGCCGCGCCGGGGAACGCGCCATCCATAGATCCCGGTAGATGGCCAGCCAGTAGCGGCGAGCAGCAGTTGGCCAGCGGGTTCAGACCCTTGTAGGCCGCACTCAGAGAGGTCAACTGCGACAGCGCGTCCTTGTCGCGCGCCAGGTCCAAGCCGAGAGCCGCTGCACCACCGTAGCCAAGGCCGCTCAGAGTGTTCTGCGACGACGGCGTCGAGGATGAAGAGGAGGAGGACGTGGTAGTCGTTATGGCCGTCGCCGAGCCCGATGAAGTGTCTGACTTGGAGTGACCGCCTTCGGAAGCCGCGGGCGATGCCTTGCCGCTGGATGCAATGGACGCCGCGGGAGACGAGCTTGCAACCCGCGGCGGGGATTTAGACGATGAGGAAGGGGACTTCTTGCCGCCGCCCACGTCACCATTGGATGTGGAGTCCTCCTTCTTCGCCGACTCGTAGGGCTTGAAGGACGGCTTGTCGTCCAGCTGGCTCGATGAGGACGTCGAAGAAGAAGAGAGCGACGATGACTTGCCCTTGCTCTTGTCTTGGTCCTTGGGCTTCTCCAGCGGCGGAATTATAGGCTTGATGTTGGGGTTGTCGGCACCAATGTTGCTGCATGTCTGCGCCAGCAATGCCAGAGGGCTCTTCTTGGCGTCGAGCTGCGAGAAggtgaaaggaaaagaaaaaaaagaaaagaaaacataaatAATGACGCCAATGCCTCGCCCATGTCTCACAGATGCAGCATAATAAAACTAACCAACGCTACTTAGTCGGCGCCTCACACAGGATAACGAGATATAAATCGGACATGTGGTGTTAGCATCAAATTAGCTGCAACGTGTCTAAGCAAGGTGGACAAAACAACAAGTCTTGCGGCACAGCTTCCGTTCCCGCTAAATATCCTCCCAATTTCTTGCTTTGTTGCTAGGCCACGAACGGATATTATAGAGCGACGAGGAGCCAAAGATTCTATAACTGTGGAATAAAAACGACTGCTTCTATGGTTGAACGAGATAAAAGTCATGCTGAGTAGTTGGCACGCTCGCCTCGACATGTTTAATAAAGATAGCCAGTCAGAACCGACGAACACGTACGAGCGCGCCAGACAATGAAGCAGAATACCAAAATGCGACACGGCTTTCCAGATGAGTGAATCAGTTTCTCCTTCCCTTGAACGCTAATAAGCTTCACATAGTCCTGCCTTCAAAGTACTGCGAAAGCCACACGAAGGCGCTTCAGGCCTAGGAAGAAACTGCTATGAGTAGAGGCGGCGAGCGACAAACGATAATACAGTGTGTTGCAATCATCTGAGCGTCAGCAAGGGGCGCAAATGTGGAGGCGTTTAGTGCCTCCACAGGCTTGCCCTTTTCAAGGCGCGAATAAGAAAAGCGCGAACTATTCCGGACTATCATTGGCTTCTCGGAAGCGGCGAATATTTTCGCCCACTTTGTAATACACGAGCGCCGCCTTGGGGCAGAACGTTTTGCGTATATGTCGCATAAATGTTCCACTCCTGTCAGTCGACACGTCGGGAGCCTTACTGCGTATCCACCGAGACACCCTTTAAAAGTCAGGCCTGTTCGGTCGCTGCGTTCGAACGGCGCGAAAAATAGTGCTCGAGACAATGGCGCGCATGCCCGTTGTCAAAATATGGGAAAAGATACTTTACAGTTTTCAGCCATGAATCCTTGGTTATTTGCCTTTCCAATGTCATTTGCACTTACGTACACGTTAGCAGACTCAGATCGAAAGCAGTGGCTGTTTTATAGTGGGTGCGGTGGAAACTTCATGCAAACTTACCCCCATTAACTGTTCGCTCAATGATATTACAAGGCCAATAGCTTCATAGACTTGGGCGAAGCACCGTCATCTCACAGAATATTTGTCTGGCAAAAGACACTCACCTCCATCCGCAGAATGTAATTTTAAAAGAGACTGACTAACTGCGCATACATTGATGTAAGCTGGCTGCCTAGCTAAATCTTGATCATGTAAGCTTCACAAATTACTAAGAAGGAAGGCAATAAATAAGCCTTACATCGGTAGATGAAACAAGCCGCACAGCCCAGGCTGAATGTTCCGTCGACTACGACGACATGTTACCGGGCTTGGTTAGAGTCAAAGCCATTTTGTGATTACGTGGCGGCTCGCAAGCCGGATGTATGGGCCGAGATTATCTAGCGATTATGCTAACCTCTTTGTTTTCGTAATTGGTCTGTGGTGCCAGCGCGACGCTCCGGGTATATTATCCTACGGAGCAGCACGCATTGAACGGTGGACGATGAGGAATTAGAATGCAACAATAATCATATTACCCGATTAACAATGACTATTGCTTTTCTGTTGCTCTTTTTCCCCATTTGTTCGTCCCCATGAATTCTAGTAGGCGTACGTCAACTGAAAGCCCGTGAGACGTAAGGAGAGTACCTCATGCATGCCTAGGACACTGTGCCTGCGACTATCAACGAGTGATTACAACTACACCAGGAAGGGacgtcagacaaaaaaaaaaggcgcagaCATCGGAACGTCAATTTATGGCAGAGAAGAAAATAATGGGCAGTCACACAGCGAAGAAAGCTCGGATGAGACAGCCCACGCAGGGGGCAGCTTCAATGAGAACCCACCCACAAGTAGCGCAGCACTGTATTTGGCGCCTTGTTACGGACTGACCGGGAGATGAGGCAATCAGAGAACGCAGTAAGAAAttcgagcattttttttttcgattgcaaCAAGCAGCAATCGCGCAAGATGCGCACCACGGTCTCGAAGGGCAAGAGAAAACAGAAAAGACACTCCATCACCCGAAGCGCGAACAAGTagcctgggttcga
This region includes:
- the noc gene encoding zinc finger protein no ocelli, translated to MLTSSNQYLRPEFLSPLPTTLDAKKSPLALLAQTCSNIGADNPNIKPIIPPLEKPKDQDKSKGKSSSLSSSSTSSSSQLDDKPSFKPYESAKKEDSTSNGDVGGGKKSPSSSSKSPPRVASSSPAASIASSGKASPAASEGGHSKSDTSSGSATAITTTTSSSSSSSTPSSQNTLSGLGYGGAAALGLDLARDKDALSQLTSLSAAYKGLNPLANCCSPLLAGHLPGSMDGAFPGAALASQALKLGGYPVGSPLSPYVGYARVKTAGGGTSLVPVCRDPFCTNCQMSMQSAQLGVCPSGCTQCSHDRLGQGLGLNPALMPPGLGSAAGGLGSPLYPGAAAAHSMLTRPNVCSWMVGDTYCGKRFSTSEELLQHLRTHTNLSVTDSSALPLLSPSLSVPSAAPSGLSAAAAACHLHYSTAPSLTTPAGLRRTYPTSLSPVGSLSARYHPYKPPIPTFPGTPFAPLPHPSLGMYYSPYGLYGQRLGPPVHP